The Parabacteroides timonensis sequence AAATGGCGGCGATTAATGCCTTGCCTTTCCAACTCTTCAAGTTGTTCTTCCAGCTCGTGTTTCATCGTGTCTTTAGAATTTAAGATATAAATGCACTGGCAAAGGAAGCGTATTTGGAAATATATCGGCTAAAAAGTACTACTACACTACTTGCACAATTAATTTATGGGTTGGAATTAATTGCTACAATACTTTCTCACGCCTGTCTCATGGGTGTATATCTTATTGATATACATTGGTTTGCGAGGCAGATGAATTTAGAAAATATTTTTTAGTAATTCATCAGGAAATCGATAAGATTGGTGTCGCCGTCCAGTGACAGACGCTTTCTTAATCGGTATCTGCGTAATTCTATTGCACGTATCGATACATTTAGAAGGGATGCAATTTCTTTTGTGGAAAGATTCATTCGCAACAAGCAGCAGATACGTAAGTCGCCTGTTGTGATATCCGAATATTGTTGACGTAAACGATCGATGAAATTCTGATGTGCACTGTTGAAGTGGCTTTCAAACAATAGCCAGTCGGCCTGGTCGTTCAGCGATTCTTCCATCAGGCTTTTCATCCGCATATATTGTTTATTCGGATAGCGGTCGCCCAAGGTTTCTTTCTGACGTTCCAGCTCGTCCAGCAATGTCTGTATGGCCTGATTCCTTTTAACAAGGGCAGAGGTCTGCAGACTCAGTTCGTTGTTTTTATTTTGCAGTTCGGCTTCCAGCATTTCACTTTTCATCTGCTGGATCTTCTGTTCTTCCGCCTGTCTTTCCGCTTCCTGCCTGGCCAGTTCTTCTTTGCGAAGATTTTTCAGATGATAACCGAGTACGGCTTTAACGATTAGTGCGGTAAGGATGATATAGGCCAGCCATGCCCATAGCGTGTTGTACCACGGTGGACGGACAGTAATAGGAATCCCTATTTCCATATAAGGACCCCGGACTACATATTTCCGGATTTTCAGGGTGTATTTGCCTTCCGGTAATTGCAGAAAGGATATTTGACCGTCTTTTTGCCAGGGAGACCAATCGGACGATACTCCTTCTATCATGTAGCTGACTAAATGGTTCGGTGTGAAGATAGTACTCCCTACATAAACGGATAATTCCTGGAAGTTATGAGGCAGTATGATCTTTTCCGAATTGACCGGCAGGTTGTGTTCGCCATTTTTATCCACATATTCTATCTCTGATATCTGTAAAGGAGTTCCTGCTCCCAGGCTGCTGCCTATCAGGTCGCGTATGTTTATCAGTAACACGCCCTGCATGGCGGATATCAGGTGCAAAGAGTCGCTGAGCGGAAACATCCTTCTGTCGCGACTGACCATATTCATATTGTAATTATCGAGTAGCAACCTGCATTTCAAAGTCCCGTTGCCGTTTTCATTATGGAATAATCCGGCTTCGTTTTTAACACAGAGCCAGTACATATCATCTCCGATCGGATAGATCTGGTCGGCATGTGCAAAATTGCCTAATGCTTCGACATTATTGAATATCGAACTGATCTGCAAGGTGTCGTAAGCAATTGTTTGTGGCGGGAGATGGATCTGCTCTTTACTTATATCGACCGGTTCGAAGCTGTCGCCGCCTTTTAGCGTCCTTTTAAAATAGCCGGTATTTGTCTGGATATATAATGTGTCGTTACGCAGGGAGGCATTTTTGAGTTTGCCTATTTCACTGCGTTTTCCCAGTCTGACAAGGGATGGCTCGAATGTTATCTGCGATAATCCGTTGTCGAAAGCGATCCATATCTGCTGTGCATCCTGTATACAGATGGCTCGTACGATATTGTCGGGCAATGTCTGGTCCTGTGTGGATAAATGACGCAGGATCGTTCCGTCCGGACTTGTGATATATAGTCCCCGGTTCTGTGTACCGATAAAATACATGTCATCTATGGTCATAAAGACAGATGGCTGGGCATGAAGTATCTCGTCCGGGAGAATGAAGGGGATGGAGGCCGGCGGTTCTTTGAATTTGACTTCGGCCGGTATTTTGTTCAGTTTGTGGTAGCGCATCACTCCGAGGTTGTCGCGTGTCCAGCCTCCGAAAGATCCTTCGCTGATGGTATAAATCGT is a genomic window containing:
- a CDS encoding ligand-binding sensor domain-containing protein, with the translated sequence MYKLPIIFLAFMLSVLTARGSVDIPNIFIKNFTVDDYKASCQNWGLSVASDGVLYVANNMGLLTFDGNTWKHFETPDKSPINGVTFLNDTIYTISEGSFGGWTRDNLGVMRYHKLNKIPAEVKFKEPPASIPFILPDEILHAQPSVFMTIDDMYFIGTQNRGLYITSPDGTILRHLSTQDQTLPDNIVRAICIQDAQQIWIAFDNGLSQITFEPSLVRLGKRSEIGKLKNASLRNDTLYIQTNTGYFKRTLKGGDSFEPVDISKEQIHLPPQTIAYDTLQISSIFNNVEALGNFAHADQIYPIGDDMYWLCVKNEAGLFHNENGNGTLKCRLLLDNYNMNMVSRDRRMFPLSDSLHLISAMQGVLLINIRDLIGSSLGAGTPLQISEIEYVDKNGEHNLPVNSEKIILPHNFQELSVYVGSTIFTPNHLVSYMIEGVSSDWSPWQKDGQISFLQLPEGKYTLKIRKYVVRGPYMEIGIPITVRPPWYNTLWAWLAYIILTALIVKAVLGYHLKNLRKEELARQEAERQAEEQKIQQMKSEMLEAELQNKNNELSLQTSALVKRNQAIQTLLDELERQKETLGDRYPNKQYMRMKSLMEESLNDQADWLLFESHFNSAHQNFIDRLRQQYSDITTGDLRICCLLRMNLSTKEIASLLNVSIRAIELRRYRLRKRLSLDGDTNLIDFLMNY